From a region of the Impatiens glandulifera chromosome 4, dImpGla2.1, whole genome shotgun sequence genome:
- the LOC124935915 gene encoding receptor kinase-like protein Xa21 isoform X2, which translates to MGNNQLPGTIPLSLFNVSSLQTIILTDNDLSGELPADLCHYLPELEGLFLSLNQFEGPILSSIGSCSKLLLLDLSFNRFIGQIPMEIGNLTNLQVIRITSNSLTGAIPHEMGKLVNLKQLYLWRNGLTGPIPNDIWNSSSLSLVNLGENNFTGAIPEELGRLRNLKTLSIEVNKLTGSIPESIFNSSKLQILSLASNQLSGNLPPNLGLSAPNLKQIYLGINQFSGVIPNSISNASNLIFLELSLNQFSGPIPSSLGDLRLLQHLNLYWNYLTGDPSSQELKFLGSLTNCRYLTRLWIAENLLNGILPSSIGNLSMSLQSFFIYGSGIKGQIPPGIGNLTRLESLYIYNNDLTGSLPGTLKELRNLQALSADNNRLQGSIPNWICVLRALSFLTLDENEFSGPLPSCLANISFLRQFHVSSNRLVSNIPSNIFSLPNLLELGLSNNSFSGNLSPDIGNLKAATDIDMSYNKLSGELPSTIGGLTNLIELTLSNNKFQGTIPESLGNMLSLEDLDLSENELSGAIPKSLEALIYLKSFNVSFNHLRGDIPSKGPFLNFSNASFIGNEALCGSSILQLQYPPCTTSSLPWKKKHNHLIILYILLPIGVVLFIIFLVMLRTWSSQRSKNKIDQQGSLPSPLKPLERISYDNLFCATEGFSHSNLIGVGGYSSVYKGLHRDGTIIAVKVFDLKVEGGFRSFDTECEVLKSIQHRNIVGVLTSCSRPDFRALVLEYMPNGSLDKWLYSHNYFLDMLKRLDIMIDVACALEYLHYGFISPLAHCDLKPSNVLLDQDMVGHISDFGISKLLSVDDSIAQTRTLATIGYIAPEYGREGLVSIKCDVYSYGIMLMETFTRTRPTDERFDEEEGLSLKKWVKDSSVEEIIDSNLVRMGEKNINGNLECVSAIMDLALACSAESPGERVDIKVVLTNLRKIRHFIG; encoded by the exons ATGGGGAATAATCAACTGCCGGGCACAATTCCGTTATCTCTTTTCAATGTTTCGAGCTTGCAAACTATCATACTGACCGACAATGATTTGTCTGGCGAGCTTCCAGCGGATTTGTGTCATTATCTTCCCGAGTTGGAAGGCCTCTTCTTGTCTTTGAACCAGTTTGAGGGACCAATCCTATCATCCATCGGCAGTTGCTCCAAGCTTTTGCTTCTCGATCTCTCGTTCAATAGATTCATCGGCCAGATTCCCATGGAGATAGGAAACTTGACCAACCTTCAGGTTATCAGAATTACCTCTAATAGTTTGACAG GTGCAATTCCACATGAGATGGGAAAACTTGTGAATTTGAAACAACTGTATCTTTGGCGCAATGGCCTCACTGGACCTATTCCAAATGATATTTGGAATTCTTCGTCTCTCAGTTTAGTAAATCTTGGGGAGAACAACTTCACAG GTGCTATCCCGGAGGAACTTGGCAGGCTTCGAAATTTAAAGACATTGTCAATAGAAGTCAATAAATTAACTGGTTCTATTCCTGAATCAATATTCAACTCCTCCAAATTGCAGATACTTTCATTAGCCAGCAACCAGCTTTCTGGCAATCTGCCACCAAATTTAGGCCTTTCTGCCCCCAatcttaaacaaatatatttggGCATAAATCAGTTCAGTGGTGTCATCCCAAACTCAATCTCTAATGCTTCAAATTTGATCTTTCTAGAACTCTCTCTAAATCAGTTCAGCGGTCCAATTCCTAGCTCACTCGGTGATTTGAGGCTACTTCAACATCTAAACTTATATTGGAACTACTTAACTGGAGATCCTTCTTCTCAGGAGTTGAAATTCCTCGGGTCCTTGACAAACTGCAGGTACTTAACAAGACTCTGGATAGCTGAAAATCTTCTAAATGGAATCCTCCCATCTTCCATTGGCAACCTCTCCATGTCTCTCCAAAGCTTTTTTATCTATGGTTCTGGAATTAAGGGCCAGATCCCTCCAGGAATTGGTAACTTGACAAGATTAGagtctttatatatttacaacaATGATCTGACCGGTTCACTTCCAGGGACTCTCAAGGAACTAAGAAATCTCCAAGCCTTGAGTGCCGATAATAACAGGTTACAAGGATCCATTCCCAATTGGATTTGTGTTTTAAGGGCATTAAGCTTTCTAACCTTAGATGAAAATGAGTTTTCTGGCCCGTTGCCGTCTTGTTTGGCAAATATTAGCTTTCTTAGGCAATTCCATGTATCTTCAAATAGACTAGTTTCCAACATTCCTTCAAACATTTTTAGTCTTCCCAACCTTTTGGAGCTTGGTTTGTCAAATAATTCTTTCAGTGGGAATCTGTCCCCTGATATTGGGAACCTAAAAGCTGCTACAGATATAGACATGTCCTATAACAAGCTCTCCGGAGAATTGCCGAGCACAATTGGAGGTCTAACGAACTTGATTGAACTTACTTTATCAAATAACAAATTCCAAGGAACTATTCCTGAGTCACTTGGTAACATGCTGAGTTTGGAAGACCTTGATCTATCCGAAAACGAACTTTCAGGTGCCATTCCCAAATCTCTGGAGGCACTTATTTATCTTAAGTCCTTTAATGTTTCTTTCAATCACTTGAGAGGAGACATTCCTTCAAAAGGGCCTTTCCTAAACTTCAGTAATGCGTCGTTTATAGGCAATGAAGCGTTATGCGGATCTTCCATCCTGCAACTGCAATACCCCCCATGCACGACCAGTTCTCTTCCTTGGAAGAAAAAACACAACCATCTTATTATTCTATACATTCTGTTGCCAATTGGCGTGGTGTTGTTTATCATTTTCTTAGTAATGCTTAGAACATGGTCGTCTCAACGGTCAAAAAACAAGATTGATCAGCAAGGAAGTCTCCCCTCACCTCTAAAGCCTCTTGAAAGGATATCGTACGATAACCTGTTTTGTGCAACCGAAGGATTCAGTCACAGCAACTTGATCGGAGTTGGCGGGTATTCTTCAGTGTATAAAGGGCTGCACAGAGACGGAACCATCATAGCAGTAAAGGTATTTGACCTGAAGGTGGAAGGCGGTTTTAGGAGCTTTGATACCGAATGTGAGGTGTTGAAAAGCATTCAACACCGTAATATTGTGGGAGTGTTGACTAGTTGTTCTAGACCGGATTTCAGGGCACTTGTGTTGGAATACATGCCTAATGGGAGTCTTGATAAGTGGTTGTACTCTCACAACTATTTCTTGGACATGTTGAAGAGACTAGATATAATGATCGATGTTGCATGTGCTTTGGAATATCTGCATTACGGGTTTATAAGTCCGTTGGCACACTGTGATTTGAAGCCGAGCAATGTTCTTCTCGACCAAGACATGGTAGGTCATATAAGTGACTTTGGCATTTCTAAGCTTTTAAGTGTGGATGATAGTATTGCTCAAACCAGGACATTGGCTACAATTGGATATATTGCCCCAG AATATGGGAGGGAAGGTTTGGTTTCCATAAAATGTGATGTGTACAGCTATGGAATCATGCTAATGGAAACATTTACAAGAACAAGGCCAACAGATGAGAGGTTTGATGAGGAGGAAGGGTTAAGTTTGAAGAAATGGGTGAAGGATTCTTCAGTAGAGGAGATAATAGATTCCAATTTGGTGAGGATGGGGGAAAAGAATATAAATGGTAATCTGGAATGTGTATCAGCGATTATGGATTTGGCTTTGGCTTGCTCTGCTGAATCTCCTGGAGAGAGGGTCGACATCAAAGTGGTCCTGACGAATCTGAGGAAGATCAGACATTTTATTGGCTAA
- the LOC124935915 gene encoding probable LRR receptor-like serine/threonine-protein kinase At3g47570 isoform X1, which translates to MAWVSSAQSPRRWVICRSSCGSISPAIDFTGTLPEEMSGLRRLKYVSLAFNDFSGKVPLWLGNFTELEQILVQNNSFSGIPEEIGKLEKLKVLNMGNNQLPGTIPLSLFNVSSLQTIILTDNDLSGELPADLCHYLPELEGLFLSLNQFEGPILSSIGSCSKLLLLDLSFNRFIGQIPMEIGNLTNLQVIRITSNSLTGAIPHEMGKLVNLKQLYLWRNGLTGPIPNDIWNSSSLSLVNLGENNFTGAIPEELGRLRNLKTLSIEVNKLTGSIPESIFNSSKLQILSLASNQLSGNLPPNLGLSAPNLKQIYLGINQFSGVIPNSISNASNLIFLELSLNQFSGPIPSSLGDLRLLQHLNLYWNYLTGDPSSQELKFLGSLTNCRYLTRLWIAENLLNGILPSSIGNLSMSLQSFFIYGSGIKGQIPPGIGNLTRLESLYIYNNDLTGSLPGTLKELRNLQALSADNNRLQGSIPNWICVLRALSFLTLDENEFSGPLPSCLANISFLRQFHVSSNRLVSNIPSNIFSLPNLLELGLSNNSFSGNLSPDIGNLKAATDIDMSYNKLSGELPSTIGGLTNLIELTLSNNKFQGTIPESLGNMLSLEDLDLSENELSGAIPKSLEALIYLKSFNVSFNHLRGDIPSKGPFLNFSNASFIGNEALCGSSILQLQYPPCTTSSLPWKKKHNHLIILYILLPIGVVLFIIFLVMLRTWSSQRSKNKIDQQGSLPSPLKPLERISYDNLFCATEGFSHSNLIGVGGYSSVYKGLHRDGTIIAVKVFDLKVEGGFRSFDTECEVLKSIQHRNIVGVLTSCSRPDFRALVLEYMPNGSLDKWLYSHNYFLDMLKRLDIMIDVACALEYLHYGFISPLAHCDLKPSNVLLDQDMVGHISDFGISKLLSVDDSIAQTRTLATIGYIAPEYGREGLVSIKCDVYSYGIMLMETFTRTRPTDERFDEEEGLSLKKWVKDSSVEEIIDSNLVRMGEKNINGNLECVSAIMDLALACSAESPGERVDIKVVLTNLRKIRHFIG; encoded by the exons ATGGCATGGGTCTCGTCGGCACAATCCCCCCGCAGATGGGTAATCTGTCGTTCCTCTTGCGGCTCAATCTCTCCAGCAATAGATTTCACGGGGACTCTACCGGAGGAGATGTCTGGGCTCCGGCGGCTGAAGTATGTCAGCCTGGCTTTTAATGATTTTTCCGGGAAAGTGCCCCTGTGGCTGGGAAACTTTACCGAGCTTGAACAAATACTTGTTCAGAATAATAGCTTCTCag GAATTCCGGAAGAGATTGGGAAATTGGAGAAGTTGAAAGTGTTGAATATGGGGAATAATCAACTGCCGGGCACAATTCCGTTATCTCTTTTCAATGTTTCGAGCTTGCAAACTATCATACTGACCGACAATGATTTGTCTGGCGAGCTTCCAGCGGATTTGTGTCATTATCTTCCCGAGTTGGAAGGCCTCTTCTTGTCTTTGAACCAGTTTGAGGGACCAATCCTATCATCCATCGGCAGTTGCTCCAAGCTTTTGCTTCTCGATCTCTCGTTCAATAGATTCATCGGCCAGATTCCCATGGAGATAGGAAACTTGACCAACCTTCAGGTTATCAGAATTACCTCTAATAGTTTGACAG GTGCAATTCCACATGAGATGGGAAAACTTGTGAATTTGAAACAACTGTATCTTTGGCGCAATGGCCTCACTGGACCTATTCCAAATGATATTTGGAATTCTTCGTCTCTCAGTTTAGTAAATCTTGGGGAGAACAACTTCACAG GTGCTATCCCGGAGGAACTTGGCAGGCTTCGAAATTTAAAGACATTGTCAATAGAAGTCAATAAATTAACTGGTTCTATTCCTGAATCAATATTCAACTCCTCCAAATTGCAGATACTTTCATTAGCCAGCAACCAGCTTTCTGGCAATCTGCCACCAAATTTAGGCCTTTCTGCCCCCAatcttaaacaaatatatttggGCATAAATCAGTTCAGTGGTGTCATCCCAAACTCAATCTCTAATGCTTCAAATTTGATCTTTCTAGAACTCTCTCTAAATCAGTTCAGCGGTCCAATTCCTAGCTCACTCGGTGATTTGAGGCTACTTCAACATCTAAACTTATATTGGAACTACTTAACTGGAGATCCTTCTTCTCAGGAGTTGAAATTCCTCGGGTCCTTGACAAACTGCAGGTACTTAACAAGACTCTGGATAGCTGAAAATCTTCTAAATGGAATCCTCCCATCTTCCATTGGCAACCTCTCCATGTCTCTCCAAAGCTTTTTTATCTATGGTTCTGGAATTAAGGGCCAGATCCCTCCAGGAATTGGTAACTTGACAAGATTAGagtctttatatatttacaacaATGATCTGACCGGTTCACTTCCAGGGACTCTCAAGGAACTAAGAAATCTCCAAGCCTTGAGTGCCGATAATAACAGGTTACAAGGATCCATTCCCAATTGGATTTGTGTTTTAAGGGCATTAAGCTTTCTAACCTTAGATGAAAATGAGTTTTCTGGCCCGTTGCCGTCTTGTTTGGCAAATATTAGCTTTCTTAGGCAATTCCATGTATCTTCAAATAGACTAGTTTCCAACATTCCTTCAAACATTTTTAGTCTTCCCAACCTTTTGGAGCTTGGTTTGTCAAATAATTCTTTCAGTGGGAATCTGTCCCCTGATATTGGGAACCTAAAAGCTGCTACAGATATAGACATGTCCTATAACAAGCTCTCCGGAGAATTGCCGAGCACAATTGGAGGTCTAACGAACTTGATTGAACTTACTTTATCAAATAACAAATTCCAAGGAACTATTCCTGAGTCACTTGGTAACATGCTGAGTTTGGAAGACCTTGATCTATCCGAAAACGAACTTTCAGGTGCCATTCCCAAATCTCTGGAGGCACTTATTTATCTTAAGTCCTTTAATGTTTCTTTCAATCACTTGAGAGGAGACATTCCTTCAAAAGGGCCTTTCCTAAACTTCAGTAATGCGTCGTTTATAGGCAATGAAGCGTTATGCGGATCTTCCATCCTGCAACTGCAATACCCCCCATGCACGACCAGTTCTCTTCCTTGGAAGAAAAAACACAACCATCTTATTATTCTATACATTCTGTTGCCAATTGGCGTGGTGTTGTTTATCATTTTCTTAGTAATGCTTAGAACATGGTCGTCTCAACGGTCAAAAAACAAGATTGATCAGCAAGGAAGTCTCCCCTCACCTCTAAAGCCTCTTGAAAGGATATCGTACGATAACCTGTTTTGTGCAACCGAAGGATTCAGTCACAGCAACTTGATCGGAGTTGGCGGGTATTCTTCAGTGTATAAAGGGCTGCACAGAGACGGAACCATCATAGCAGTAAAGGTATTTGACCTGAAGGTGGAAGGCGGTTTTAGGAGCTTTGATACCGAATGTGAGGTGTTGAAAAGCATTCAACACCGTAATATTGTGGGAGTGTTGACTAGTTGTTCTAGACCGGATTTCAGGGCACTTGTGTTGGAATACATGCCTAATGGGAGTCTTGATAAGTGGTTGTACTCTCACAACTATTTCTTGGACATGTTGAAGAGACTAGATATAATGATCGATGTTGCATGTGCTTTGGAATATCTGCATTACGGGTTTATAAGTCCGTTGGCACACTGTGATTTGAAGCCGAGCAATGTTCTTCTCGACCAAGACATGGTAGGTCATATAAGTGACTTTGGCATTTCTAAGCTTTTAAGTGTGGATGATAGTATTGCTCAAACCAGGACATTGGCTACAATTGGATATATTGCCCCAG AATATGGGAGGGAAGGTTTGGTTTCCATAAAATGTGATGTGTACAGCTATGGAATCATGCTAATGGAAACATTTACAAGAACAAGGCCAACAGATGAGAGGTTTGATGAGGAGGAAGGGTTAAGTTTGAAGAAATGGGTGAAGGATTCTTCAGTAGAGGAGATAATAGATTCCAATTTGGTGAGGATGGGGGAAAAGAATATAAATGGTAATCTGGAATGTGTATCAGCGATTATGGATTTGGCTTTGGCTTGCTCTGCTGAATCTCCTGGAGAGAGGGTCGACATCAAAGTGGTCCTGACGAATCTGAGGAAGATCAGACATTTTATTGGCTAA